Within Piliocolobus tephrosceles isolate RC106 chromosome 7, ASM277652v3, whole genome shotgun sequence, the genomic segment gtagtgagccaagagccaagatggtgtcactgcacttcagcccgggtgacagagcgagtctctgtctccaaaaagaagaaagaaatcagtatGCCGAAGAGATatgtgcactcccatgttcattgcagcactcaccaatagccaagatacggaaacaacctaagtgtccatcaacagatgaatggatttttaaaatgtggcacatttacacaatggaatactattctgccttaaataaaaaacaggacATTCGGTCACTCGTGACAACCTGAATGAActtagaggacattatgttaagtgaaataagccaggcacagagagacaaataccatatgatctcacttgtatgtggaatctaaaaaagtcaaacttacagaagtagagagtagaaaggGAGTTACCAGATACTGGGTGGGGGTAGAGGGAGGTTGACGGGGAAAAGGGGAGACGTTGGTCAATGGGTATAAAGTTACAGTTAGGAAGAATAAGTGCTAGTGTTCCATTGCACAGCACagtaactatagttaatactgtatattttgtttgttttttgagatggagtttcactctttttgcccaggctggagtgcaatggcgcgatcttgactcactgcaacctccgcctcccgggttcaagcaattctcctgcctcagcctcctgagtagctgggattacaggcatgcgccaccatacctggctaattttgtatttttagtagagatggagtttctccatgttgatcagtctcgtcttgaactcccgacctcaggtgatccacccaccttggcctcccaaaatgctgggattacaggcgtgagccaccacgccccacctaatactgtgtattttaaaatagtgaaaataattttaaatgttcccaCTACAAaggaatgaatttttttaaaggaatagcCTGACAAAGACAAGGCAAAAaagaatatgtacatataatatatataatatatatatatttgagatgatagatatgctaaGTACCCAGATCTGAtgattccacaatgtatacaggTATCCagacatcacattgtaccccaaaaatatgtacaattattatttgtcagttaGACAAAACCAACCAGAAGTTAGAGAGATTGCTTACAAAGAAAGTCAAACCACCAGCATACACTTCCTAAACCACAGTAGATGCCTTAAGACAAGaggaatagaaattttaaaatgcaactgtaggccgggcgcagtggcacatgcctgtaatcccagcactttgggaggccaaggtgggcaggagttcaagaccagcctggccaacatggtgaaacacagtctctactgaaaatacaaaaattagccgggtgtgttggcgtgcacctgtgatcccagctattcaggaggctgaggcagaagaatcacttgaacccaggaggcagaggttgcagtgagccgagattgtgccactgcactcctggataacagagcaagactccatctcaaaaaaaaaaaaaaaaaaaattgcaactgtAAACTTGGAATTGTATTCCCAACTAAACATTCATTCACAGGTGaggacaaaaataatattttaaaaataaagatcaggacagaaattaatgaaatgaagaacaaaaccgatagagaaaatcaacaaaacaagttggttctttgaaaatattagcaaattgggcaaacctttagctagaatgacagagaaaaaagactcaaattaccaaaatcaggaatgaaagagggcATATTGCTACCAAACTTATagggaataaaaaatatatatactataaggGAATACTATGAACAGTTGTTTACCAAAAAATTAGACAACTTAGCTAAAATGCACAGATTTCTATAGCTTACTAAACCAAGTACCTTTCcaagttatctttttttgtgtgtcaaaaCCATCAGATGACAACAGAAATGAACAATTGAGGCCTCTAAAGCTGTTCTCTTTCAGCTGACAATGCAGGGAGCTAGTACTTGAGTCCTCTGACATGATTTGGGGTTGAATAGAACCTTCACATTCCTTTCAAtcctcttaaatttgttaagtcatcccaaaacagaaaattcattttCCCCTGAGAAAGTACCAGAGAAATCTGGTCACTGACCTCCAGACAGACTAAGAAAAGCGGGCCTaaggccagcacggtggctcacgcctataattccagcattttgggaggccagggcgggcggattgcctgaggcctggagtttgagaccagcctggtcaacatggcaaaaatccatctctactaaaaatacaaaaattaggcaggcgtggttgcatgcacctgtaatcacagctactcgggaggttgaagcaggagaatcatttgaacccggaggtggagttgcagtaagcagagatcatgccattgcactccagcctgggcaataagagtgaaactccatctcaaaaaaaaagaaagaaaaaagaaaagctggccTAAGACCTGGGGTGCAGAGGGATTTTGCCCCATCCACCTGATCAAGTTGCTTACCTTGTCACCACAAACCGCACAGAGGGCTTTCATCTGGAGTCCCCAGCCCGCTCTCCGCACAATCAGGGCTGGAATCTCATTTCTCTGGCTTATTTCCCAAGGCTGTTCTGTTCACCTCAGCTACGGGAAATCCGGCTGTGTATCTTTTGGCAGGTAGCTGTGGTGTCTTGTCAGAAGCGAAACAGTAGCAATGAAAATGTCAGATTTTTGCGCTGGGTTCCCTTAAATACTGCCCAATACCAAACTTTTAGTGAGCCAGCCCGTTCATtcatccagcaaatatttattgagactctGTTATGTGCAAGATGTTACATTAGGAGATACAGGTATATAGGGAAATCTCATGTAATCAAGGCAGATTAAGGTCTAGTTGGAcattaaagtgaaataatttttttgttttgagacggagtttcgcttttgttgcccaggctggagtgcaatggtgtgatctccagctcatcgcaacctccgcctcctgggttcaagcaattctcccgcctcagcctcctaagcagctgggattacaggcatgtgccaccacacctggataattttgtatttttagtagagacggggtttctccatgttggtcagggtggtctctaactcccaacctcaggtcatccgcctgcctcaacctcccgaagtgctgagattacaggcgtgagccactgtgcccggcaaagtgaaataattttaagggaaaaaatataaataccatcAACCAtataaagttttaattctgtggaTTACAACCTAATAATGGTCATGAAGTCAACTTAGTGGGtttgttaccatttttttttttaaattgatctataacaaaatatcattgcAATGCATTTCTTTAAggatattttgtgaattttttttttttttagttaaacaatcattttattgCTTGAGTACACAGACAAATTTATGCGACCAGGGCAGAGGCTGTAGATGATTCATATTTCCAATTGGGAGGGAGGACTCGCTGGGTCTTATAATATCAAGCCAAACGGTGAATCCAGCTCTCTATCAGAATCAGATGGAATTTAGCACCCTTATCCTTTCTGTTCCTCTCAAGATGCTTTCGAACAGCAACTGCTTTCTTAATTAAATGGTAGAGATCTTCAGGAAGATCAGGAGCAAGTCCCTTAGACTTAAGAATTCTTAAGATTTTATTGCCTGTCACAAAACGTACTTGTGCAACACCATGTGAATCTCTCAGGATCACACCAATTTGTGAAGGAGTCAGGCCCTTCTTGGCCAGTTTGTAAATCTGCTCCTTCACATCAGATATCAACTTCAACCAAGTGGGGAGGCTGCGTTGATAGGGCAAAGCCGACTGGGACAGGCCCTTCCCGGGAGCATGCATGCGACCCATGATGGCGGCGGTCAGGcctattttgtgaaatttttgtttgcttatattgttatttatattgGAGTTGCAgtgttaaatgtttttaatgtgggTTACAGTCAAAAAATATGAAAGGGTAATTCAAACTTCTGGATTCAGAAAAATCCAGAAGTTTGCAGATGAGAGGTGACTTTGGGGAGTTAGAATTTTGACAAGTGAAAATGGGTAATGAGAGGAAAAAGTGGAgagcagaggctgggtgcagtggctcacgcctgtaatcccagcactttgggaggccgaggtgggcagatcatttgagcttgGAGTAcgggatcagcctggccaacatggtgaaaccgtgtctctagtaaaaatacaaatattagccaggcagggtggtgggtgcctgtaatcccagctacgcaggaggctgtggcaggagaaccacttgaacctgggagtgggtggttacagtaagctgagattgcgccactgcactccggcctgggctacagagtgagactctgtctcgaaataataataataataataataataataataataataataataataataaagtggagAGCAGAGAGAAGTGGGTCTCCAAGCCTGGCACCAGGAATGAGAAACTGAGAACTACCCAGCAACAAGGAAGGATTTAGGGGATACCTAAAGAATTTTGTGGGTGGAAAGATATGGAGAATAAGACCTTTTGTTAATAATTAATTGTATTCCCTAATGGATTACTGATAGCTTATCAGCTCTGCTTGCCTATGTGGACTTTGACAGCTCCACCTTTAGTGTGGTTGAAAACAAGTGAGAACGCCATGATAGGCCCGGTGGTGGGGTGTCTGGTCCTGCCCCCTCTCTGCCCAGCAGTCTCCTTGAAGGGTGCCTAGTTCTCCTGTGGACAGTATTGACAACTAGCCTGGAAAAGCCATGGGATTGCTCTCCAACTTTGGTTTTAAGAGATTAACAGTCCTTTAGGATACGTGTTTATGGGCTTCATACCCTTCAGAGCTCTGTGTGTTGGAAGCATGCTTATTTCACTTTATCTCTGGGTGGACTTCTCACTCCTTTTCCAGTGCTTCAACAAAAGGTGTGGTGGGGATCGGCCCCTTTCTGACGGCCCACTACAGTGGGATGAGACTCCCAAACGGATGACATAATGTCCGGAATGCACCAAGTTTAATCAAGAGAGAAATACGGTTATTACAAAGATGAAGGGGCTCTGAGGAAAATTCTGCAAGAGATATCATTACTTTGAAATCACTTGGAAAATAAATGAGAGGAATATCACCGCTGCCCCCATACCCACTGCAGCACTGTAATTACGGGGTGAGGATAATTGAATTTTAGAAACGCCCGGGGCCCAGCTAGACTCTTCAAAAGTAACATGAAGAATCTGACCCCCTCTGGCCTGGCGAAGAGCAAGCTGCTGAGTTCTTGCCACCGGCTCCAGCGACTGtctgctttcctttcctccttaGCGCCGCCATCACGGGGGTCCTCCCCGCAAGACCTGCAGAGAGTGGGATGTGGCCCCCTTCCCTGCGCAAATTCAGAGAGAGCTAGTGCCGT encodes:
- the LOC111545768 gene encoding 40S ribosomal protein S13-like — its product is MGRMHAPGKGLSQSALPYQRSLPTWLKLISDVKEQIYKLAKKGLTPSQIGVILRDSHGVAQVRFVTGNKILRILKSKGLAPDLPEDLYHLIKKAVAVRKHLERNRKDKGAKFHLILIESWIHRLA